A single genomic interval of Acidobacteriota bacterium harbors:
- a CDS encoding DNA-binding protein, producing MAETVKDSLPPGLSQPALRAFAAAGYSRLDHFTKLCEADLLKLHGVGPKAIRILRAALAERGQSFLS from the coding sequence TTGGCTGAAACCGTAAAAGACAGTTTGCCGCCAGGATTGTCGCAACCCGCGCTGCGCGCTTTTGCCGCTGCGGGGTATTCCAGGCTGGATCATTTCACGAAGCTGTGTGAAGCGGATTTGCTGAAACTCCATGGCGTCGGCCCGAAAGCAATTCGGATTTTGCGGGCGGCGTTAGCCGAACGCGGGCAATCATTTTTATCGTGA